Part of the Candidatus Methanogranum gryphiswaldense genome, GGTCCGCAAGGGAATGAAAGAAATAAAAAAGGATGGGATCCGCGATTTCATAATAGATGATTCAGGACTTTTCGTTGATTCCCTGAAGGGTTTTCCTGGAGTTTGGTCTGCATATGTTCAGAAGACAATTGGTAACAAAGGCATACTAAAGTTAATGAAAGATGTAGAAGACAGAAATGCTGAATTCAGATGCTGCATAGGTTGCGATATAAAAGGTGAGACGATAATCGTAACAGGAGTGTGCAGAGGAACAATACTGCAAAAGGAACAGGGTATTGGAGGTTTCGGTTACGACCCCATATTCACATATGACGGAAAACTCTCCTTCGCTGAAATATCCACTCAAGAGAAGAATAAATTCTCACACCGCGGAACTGCAATAGATTTTCTTGTCCGTGAAATGAAAGAAAGGAACCTCATTTGACGATACCCTTATCTATAAATTATATTATCCTCCAGATAAGGGTCTATGGGCTAGCCTGGTATACTTGTGGCTTTGGGAGCCATTGACCCCGGTTCAAATCCGGGTAGACCCACTCATACTTTTCTGACTACTCTTTTTTCGTCTTGTTCGTTTTCATTTATTTTGTCCACATTTTTCTGTAAAAGTTTTTTATGATCTTGTAATACTCTCCTCATACCAATACGTATAATCGAATATCTGTGATCCTCAACTGATTTCTAAAATAATATATACGAAAATCACAGAACTCCAAAAGAATCCTTTCAGAATTTATGACCTTCACCCTCCGATATAGGCCGCGAAGATAGATAAAAACAAAGCAAATAACATGATCATCAAACCTTCTGCAAACCTCTTACCCTTTCCAGCCGCAGGATCTATATGAGAGCCTACAAAGAATAACGATATTGAGGCCAGTATTGCAGCGGCATCCAATGCATCGGACCTCTTGTCTATGGTAACAAGGGCTATGATCACAGGCAGTGTTGTCAATAATGTTATGAAAAAACAAGATATGGAGCTGTACATCATATTTTTACGATCGCTCTTCATCTCCGAATGCGTCTCTACCTTACCGTTGATCACTACATCAACGCCTTTGATCTTATCTTCCTCGGCGAGAACATCGAATATCGTACTATCCAGTTCATCATAGATCTTCTGACGGTATTCATCATCATCTCTCTTCTGCCGTATGAGCTTTGCATATCTTTTTTGGGTTGCGACGTCTATCCTATAGAATATTACCATATCTATGGCGCCCCATACGAAATTCATCGCTACGATCATGGTTACGAGTTCCCACGGAGAGATGTATGAAAGAATACCTACCCTTGCAGCTACTATGAATGTTAGGGCCATTACAAATCCATAAAGTATCTCTTGCACAGCCAACTCTGGTCCAGTATATTGCAATAGTTTCTCTGTGATCTTGTGGTTCATACTATGTTACTAAAACACATTACTTATATTTTTTATATTAGTATAAGCAAAAGCGATAATGTAACAAACTATATCCTATATACTGTTTTAGATAAATATATATGATATATAGGATGATATATATTACATCGACATTCAATATATACGATTCCGAGAATCTTTTACTTAAGGTGTAAGACCTTGAACAAGAACATGAAATTACTGACAGTCCTCATTGTTGCTGTCGTCGTGATTGCAGGGGTCGCTTTAGTCCTCAGCAAAAACAACGGTGGCAACAGCGAGAAGACCACGATCGTTATTCAGGGATCCACAACGGTTGCCCCTATAATGCTCGCGATCGAAAGCATTTACGAAGAAGATAACAACGTAGACCTTCAGATCACCGCAAATGGATCTGGTGCAGGAGCAGCCGCTGCCATAAATGGAACAGCAGACCTTGCCATGCTCTCCCGTAACCTAAAAGATTCCGAGACATCTGCAGGTCTTGAACAAACCATCATTGGAATGGATGGTATAGCAATAATTTTCAATAGCTCAGTTACAGGTGTTACCAACCTAACAGTTGAACAGGCCGCTCAGATATTCAGCGGAGAGATCACCAACTGGAACCAGGTCGGAGGAAACAACCTTGACATCAACGTCATATCAAGAGAAGAGGGATCTGGAACCCGTGACGGATTCGAAGCTGCATTACTTGCTGCCGACTCCTCCTATGAATTGGTTGATGACGCCATCATCTGTTCCAGCACAAACGCCATGATGAATGTGGTTGAGAACACCGGTGGCGCGATCGGATACATCAGTATCGGATACATAGACACCACAAACACAGACATCATCGTGTCTGACTTGGACGGCGTAGAAGCCACTGAAGATAATGTTCTCAATGGTACCTACGGAATACAGAGAAACCTTGTAGTCGCAACAATGGGAGAACCTGAGGGAGCAGTAGCTGACCTCATCGATTGGCTCCTCAGCGACGAGGGTCAAGCATACGTTGCAAGTGAAGGATTCATTCCGATCATATCGACGTGAGGTTGACCAAATGACAAACACTCAGGACGGATTCGCAAAAAAGAAGAAGATCGACACGGATGGAATATCCAAATATGTCCTCATGGCGGTCGCCTCTCTGACCGTCCTGATCCTTTTCTTCATTATATTATTCATTGTATACAATTCAACAACTGCGATATCTGACATAGGGTTCTGGGATTTCATAACTGGAACGAAATGGAAACCCTCATCTGGACAATACGGTGCCGCGACTATAATCGTAGGTACTCTGTTGGTCACCGCGGGTGCCATCGCATTTGCAGTACCTGTGGGATTGGGCGCCGCGATATATCTATCAGAAGTTTCGCCTGAACGTCACAGAAGATTCTTAAAACCCACCGTAGAACTGTTCGCAGGGATACCCTCCGTCGTCTACGGTTTCTTTGGATTACTTGTCCTGGTCCCGTTCATGTCTGAACTGTTCCATGGCGAAATGCCGACAGGATTCTCCTGGCTTACAGGTTCCCTCTTGCTAGGGATCATGGCATTGCCCACGATAATCTCTGTTTCAGAGGATGCATTGAAAGCAGTACCTCGCTCTTATAGAGAAGCCTCATTGGCCATGGGTGCCACAAGATGGGAGACCACCAGAAGGATAGTGGTACCAGCGGCCATATCTGGTATATCTGCAGCTGTGATCCTTGGGATAGGAAGAGCCATTGGTGAGACAATGGCCGTCATGATGGTCACAGGAAATGCAGCCATATTTCCAGAACCGCTCTACAATATATTCTCGTTCGTGAGAACGATAACAGCAACATTAGCCTTGGAAATGCCAGAAGTTGTGGTCGGAAGCACTCACTATTCGGCATTATTCTTGCTTGCCCTGATACTGATGATAATAATATTGATTGTGAACTTCACAGCAAAATACATAGTAAAGAAGGTCAAGAAAAAGTTTGAAGGAGATGTGAAGGAAACCCGCATATCTGACTTCCTCAAGAAGGACAATATAAAAACACTGATAGATTCCATGAAACTAGGATTGATCTTCCTAATAATCCTAATGGCAGCATCATTGTTCGTGAACATTACGATTTCAGCTGTCATCGCTTTGGCGATCACCATCGGATCCAAAGTGTTCACGCGGTTCTACAGTAAAGTATCCAGAAAAACAAAGCAGAGGGTCGCTCACACAGGACTTCTCTGCATTGTCCTATTTGTGGTAGCGATGCTGATCGTGATAGTCGGCGATATCACGATTAACGCACTGCCCGCCCTATCCTGGGATTTCATAACCCAATACCCCAAGGATTCTGGTAGATCAGGCGGTATCTTCCCTGCAATAGTTGGAACATTGGAGTTGGTCGCAGGGACTGCCATAATAGCATTGCCTATAGGAATATTCTCAGGAACATACCTTGCAGAATATGCAAAGGACAGCAAGACCACGAATATGATCAGACATGCCATAGACGTGCTTAACGGAACGCCCTCGATCGTCTTCGGACTATTTGGAATGGCAGCCCTGGTGATATACACCGGTTGGGGCTATTCGTTGATCGCTGGGTGTATTACATTATCTCTCATGATATTACCTGTGATAATAAGGACCACCGAAGAAGCGATCAAGAGCGTACCTGGTGAATTGAGAGAGGCCTCCTTCGCCATGGGGGCCACCAAATGGCAGACAACGACCAAGATCGTATTGCCGGCAGCATTGGGCGGCGTTATAACCGGTTCCATATTGGGACTTGGACGTGCGGCGGGAGAGACCGCGCCTATCATGTTCACAGCAGTGGTACTTATGCAGTCCCAATTATCGACATCGATATTCGACCCTGTGATGGCCTTACCGTATTACCTATACTATCTGGCCACAGAAGGTACTGCTGACTCGTCCGTACAATACGCTGCAGCCTTCGTACTGCTGGTAATGGTGCTATCCATGTTCGTGATAGCTTCGATAATAAGAGAACGCAGCGCAAAGAAAAACAAATGGTGAGATCAAATGAGTGAAATAATACTAGACATCCAGAATGTCAACCTTTGGTACGGTGATAAACAGGCACTCTTCGATGTGAGCATGCCTGTTGAGAAGAACAAGATCACCGCTCTCATAGGTCCTTCTGGATGTGGAAAATCGACGCTCCTCAGGAGCATCAATAGGATGAACGACCTGATAACAGGCTGCAGGTTAGAAGGGAAAATGGACTTCCGTGGGGAGGACATATATGATCCTTCCAACGATGTGAATTCAGTAAGAAAGAAGATAGGTATGATCTTCCAGAGACCGAATCCCTTCCCAATGTCCATAAGAGATAACATAACCTACGGACCGAAGATCCACGGCATAGAAGACAAGAAAGAATTGAACGAGATAGTGGAGAAAACACTCCACCATGCAGCACTCTGGGATGAAGTAGGGGACAGACTGGACAAGCCTGCACTATCCTTATCCGGAGGACAACAGCAGAGATTATGCATCGCAAGAGCTCTTTCCATAAATCCAGATGTTCTCCTCATGGATGAACCAACATCTGCACTTGATCCGATAGCGACATCCAAGATAGAGGACCTTGCATGCGAACTCCAAAAGGAATACACGGTGGTCATCGTCACCCATAACATGCAACAGGCTTCGCGTATAAGCGACAAAACAGGCTTCATGTTCATGGGAAAAATGATCGAATTCGGAGATACCGAGGGGATATTCAACAAACCTAAGGAAGAGACCACTGAGAGATACATCACAGGAAGATTTGGGTGAGAAAATGAAGAAATTCGAAGACGATCTTAATAAGCTTATAGAAACCACAAATGAGATGGGTGACCTTTCATTGTCATTATTGGAAAGGGCCATAACCTCATTCAGGAACAAGGATACGGAATTAGCGGATAATGTCATCAAAGATTTCGAACGCGAAACCTTCTTGAACGAGATCATTGAAGAGGATTCAATAAGGATCCTCACACTCTATCAACCGACAGCGATTGACATAAGGACCGTATCGACGATCATGAAATCCATAACCTACCTGGAGAGGATAGGCAAGAACGGCAAGAACATAGCAAAAGTAGTAAAATCGCTTAAAAATCTGGAAGACACAGATATTGTACCTGAGATAGAAGAAATGAGTGACATTGCTCTCGAAATGACGAATATCGCTATAGCGGGTCTTAAAAAAGATTCAACTGAAAATTTTGAAAAACTTAGATGTCTAGATGACAAGATGGATAATCTGAGAGACTCAGCACTCATGAATAGCCTATCCAAAATTCACCAATGTCCAGATAAGATCGATGTGTGCATGTATTACATGTCCATGTCCAGATATCTAGAGAGAATCGGAGACCACACCTGCAAGATAGCAGAGAAAGTAACCTATATGGTCACCGGAAAACATGTGGAGATAGACTCGTAAAAACTATTTACTATATATTTTTAATTTTAACAATATATTATTAAAGAGGAGAATGTGATATGTTAGGCGTGGAAATAAGAAAAATACAGATCACTGGTGGCTCCTCATACATGGTCACTCTCCCTAAGGAGTGGGCGGAATCGGTCAACCTCAAAAAGAATGATCCTGTAAGATTAGAGGTTCAACCCGATGGAAGTCTTCTAATAAGTACAAAGGAACCGACGGAAAAAGCTAGCAGTATCAAAAATATCTTGGCACATGAAGACTCGATATTACTTTACAGACAATTGATTGGAGCATATATCTCGGGACACAAAGAGATCAGAGTCTATTCAGAATCCAGATTATCTGGCGCAGTGACAGAAACAGTCTCGAGATTCACACAGACATCCATTGGATTGGAAATTGTCGAAGAAGACGATGACCACATATTGATGCGGGACCTAATGAACCACAGCGAAATGAGACCTCAAAAAAGCATAGAGAGGATGAGAGTTCTCGTGAACAATATGCTCAACGATGTGTATTCATCCGCTGGAAACGCTTCTGTCCTAATGAACATGGATCAGAGAGACACAGAGGTAGATAGGATCCACTGGTTGATATCCAGACAAGTAAGTATCTATCTTAAGGATCCATGGCTTTGTAAAAAGATGGATGTCCGCCCATATGATGTATCCAGATGTCTTACTGCCAGCAGGATGATGGAAAGGATAGGGGACCACATCGTGATAATCTCCAAGAACCTCATAAGGCTAGAAAGCGATGGAAAAGGTACAGATGTCGACAAAGGCATCAAAGAGATCGGAACCGACATGACAAAATTATTCACTGCTTCTATGAACAGCTGGCTAAAAAAAGACATGATGCTTGCGGAAAATTGCATCGAAGTCTCCAACAAGACCGTCGACAAGATCAAAAAGACATTCAAAAAAATAGAGATAGATACTGATACCGCGTCCCCAACAAACACCATCGCCGCAAGTACCAGGAGAATCGCCGAATACTGCGCCGATATTGCAGAACAAACCATAAACGCCGCAATGGAATGATCAAGAACTATGATCCGATATCTGTTCCGAAGAACCGTGATTATCCACGGTTTTTCTCAGATATTCCATTGTCTGGGTGTATTTACCATCATTATCTACATTCTGGCACATTTTATTGACAACTTGAATGTAGATGTTCATCTCTTCATTGGAAACGCCCTCTAATAACATATCCAATGTCTGGTCCAGATCTTTCTTTAGATCATTAACAATCTCCTTGCCTTTATCTGTTAAGAATATGTTATATTTTCTTGAGTCCTCACAAGGACGATCATCGTATACATATCCTCTATCTTTGAGATATCTTATTGCACGTGTTGTGTTGGCTTTATCAAAAAAAAGACAGTCGGAGAGACCACCTAATGTGTGCTCTCCGGCGTCCAAAGCAAAAAGATATTTGAAATGAATCATTGAGATCCCGTAAAGTTCCTTCGTCTTTGCATGCCTTATTTGAGATTCCCTTTCGAATATTCTCATTGCAACCGGCATGAAAAGCTTCCAGTACTCCTTGAGATCCTTGTCCATTTATGATCACTCCTCGCTTGTTGTTTCATCCGATACTACTTCTTCAATCTCTTCCTTATTTTTTGCTTTGATGAAGAATCCCACGAATAGAAGAATTATCATTATTATTCCACCTACAAAGAAGGCAAAATCGACACTATTGGCAAATGATGTTAGAACACCATCGTATGCAGCTTGACCATATTTAACGAATATCTGTGGAAGATAGTTCAATATCCCAATATCGTGAGGATAATTATTGTAGATCTCCGGAGAAACATTTACTGCCAATTCTGAAGATATCCTCTGCGCGATAAGCATGGAGAATATCGCTGTTCCAGATGTGGCACCTATGGAACGCATAAGGTTCACAGAAGATGTAGTCATTCCCATCTCATCAGGTCTGGCACTGTTCTGAGTCACCACCATTACAACAGACATCATGCATCCAAGTCCCAATCCAAGGAAGAAGAGACACCAGACCATGCCCATTACATCTCCTCCATATTTGAGTCCCGACATCATCCACAAAGATGCAAAGGTGATTATTGGACCTGCAATAAGCCATGGTCTATAACCCGTACGATTCAACAAGCCTCCACTCGCAAGAGATGTTATCATCATACCTATAACAAGTGCCACAATCACTTCTCCGGCTTCCAGTGTAGTTAGTCCGTAAACATAGATCATGAACATCGATGCGTACGTCATTGCCCCCATCATGCCGATACCGAATATCATCATGAATATCGCGCATGCCACCAGAGTACGGTCCTTGAATATGTGTGGAGCGAGAACTGGGTCATCAGCTTTTCTTTCAACGATTACAAACGCAACTAAGAGTAGTATCGCAGCTGCAATCATTGCAAATGCTTCGATACTGACCCACTGTACCTCATCTCCTCCCCATTCCAAGAATAGCAACAGAACGATCAAGAAAGCTGAAAGGATTGCCATCCCGATATAGTCTACCTTATGAAGGGCATCAACATTCGCACTGGGGAATTTCTTTAATGTCAAAGCCAGAACGATAATGGCTAGTGGAACATTCACATAGAATACCCAACGCCAGTCCATATATTCTGCGATGTAACCACCTAGAAGGGGTCCTATGGCACTTCCGATACCGAATATCGCACCCAACGAACCCTGTATCTTACCTCTTTGCTCCGGAGAGTAAAAGTCACCGACAGCTGCCATTGCAACTGGGATCAAAGTACCTCCTCCGAGTCCCTGTATAGCGCGGAATATGATCAGTTGGTCCATTGAAGTGGACATTCCTGCAAGAACCGACCCTCCAATGAACAATCCAAGTCCGAGGAAGAACAACGGTTTTCTTCCATAATGGTCAGACATCTTTCCACTGATTGGAATCATTATGGTCTCGCATAGCATGTACGCTGTGATCATCCATGCATAAAGTTCCATACCGTCAAGATCTGCGGCAATGACTGGGGCGCAGGTCCCGACAATGGTCCCATCCAGACAGGCGATCAGCATCCCAAGCGATAACCCAATCATTGTAATTTTACGTACCTTTGGGTCTATATTGGCCCAGGTCACATTTGTTTGCATATATTTCCCCCATTACCCGAAATATCTCGAGAACGTTGTCCCTGATCAGGTATCGATAATGGCGTCCATCACAATAGAGTATAAAAATATGTTGATTCCTCAACTTAAATTACTACTATACAAAAATACAATTCATCGTAGACATAAGACGTATAAAACTTTCACTGTGTACGTAACAATATTTACAAAAATAACCTGACAACTGAATAATGATCTACATTTTTATAATACATATAAGAATCCAGTTATTATAACAATATTTATGAGGTCTATAAACACACTGCCAACAAGTGGTACAACAAAATATGCCTTGGGCGCTATGCCGTATCTTTCAAAAAGCGCATCCATATTTACCATGGCATTTGATGTTGTACCGAGGCCGAATCCTGATGTCGCTGTGACCATTGCCGCCGATTCATAATTTTTACCTGTTACTCTAAATATGAAATAATAAGCGAATATTGCAACGAATGCAACTTGTACAGCTAATATCAAGAACATCGGTGCCGCTAAATCAGATATTTGCCAGAGCTTAAGATTTGTTAACGCCATGGCAAGGAACATCGACAGTGATATCCATCCCAATGTTTCGATCTCTTTGGACGGGACTTCTTTTTTCAACGCATCAGCACCATTACGGACCAAAACGGCGATTAACATCGCACCAATGTATATCGGAAGTGTAACGCCAAGATCATCCAGACCATCATAGATCACTGTTCCGACGCCTATTGTAATCGCAATCAGTATCAAAGCTATGAGAAATCTGTTCTGATCTATCTGCGGCCCGCATGCATCATGATGACCGAACCCCTGAACTTCCTTTATGTCCTCTTCAGAAGGCTTTAGATCATTTTTTTCTACGAGCCTTCTTGCTAAAGGTCCGCCAACAAAACCACTGACCATCAATCCGAATGTTGCGGCGGCTATCGCAACAACAGTTGCCCCTTGCACACCATATGTATCTTCTAAAAGTGGCCCAAATGCAGCTGCAGTACCGTGCCCACCTATCAAACTTATCGAACCCATGGCAAGACCGAGTCTGTCGTCCAAACCAAGTACAGAGGACAGTAACACACCGATGATGTCCTGGGACAATGCCAATA contains:
- the gltS gene encoding sodium/glutamate symporter; this encodes MFTLQLDMYQTAAVAALVLALGILLVKRSGTLRKYCIPAAVVGGLIFAFLHLVLYSAGVLEFVFDTTLQTLFMITFFCSIGFMASFRMLKSGGKLVLILLAAAALLALSQDIIGVLLSSVLGLDDRLGLAMGSISLIGGHGTAAAFGPLLEDTYGVQGATVVAIAAATFGLMVSGFVGGPLARRLVEKNDLKPSEEDIKEVQGFGHHDACGPQIDQNRFLIALILIAITIGVGTVIYDGLDDLGVTLPIYIGAMLIAVLVRNGADALKKEVPSKEIETLGWISLSMFLAMALTNLKLWQISDLAAPMFLILAVQVAFVAIFAYYFIFRVTGKNYESAAMVTATSGFGLGTTSNAMVNMDALFERYGIAPKAYFVVPLVGSVFIDLINIVIITGFLYVL
- the pstA gene encoding phosphate ABC transporter permease PstA produces the protein MTNTQDGFAKKKKIDTDGISKYVLMAVASLTVLILFFIILFIVYNSTTAISDIGFWDFITGTKWKPSSGQYGAATIIVGTLLVTAGAIAFAVPVGLGAAIYLSEVSPERHRRFLKPTVELFAGIPSVVYGFFGLLVLVPFMSELFHGEMPTGFSWLTGSLLLGIMALPTIISVSEDALKAVPRSYREASLAMGATRWETTRRIVVPAAISGISAAVILGIGRAIGETMAVMMVTGNAAIFPEPLYNIFSFVRTITATLALEMPEVVVGSTHYSALFLLALILMIIILIVNFTAKYIVKKVKKKFEGDVKETRISDFLKKDNIKTLIDSMKLGLIFLIILMAASLFVNITISAVIALAITIGSKVFTRFYSKVSRKTKQRVAHTGLLCIVLFVVAMLIVIVGDITINALPALSWDFITQYPKDSGRSGGIFPAIVGTLELVAGTAIIALPIGIFSGTYLAEYAKDSKTTNMIRHAIDVLNGTPSIVFGLFGMAALVIYTGWGYSLIAGCITLSLMILPVIIRTTEEAIKSVPGELREASFAMGATKWQTTTKIVLPAALGGVITGSILGLGRAAGETAPIMFTAVVLMQSQLSTSIFDPVMALPYYLYYLATEGTADSSVQYAAAFVLLVMVLSMFVIASIIRERSAKKNKW
- the pstB gene encoding phosphate ABC transporter ATP-binding protein PstB; its protein translation is MSEIILDIQNVNLWYGDKQALFDVSMPVEKNKITALIGPSGCGKSTLLRSINRMNDLITGCRLEGKMDFRGEDIYDPSNDVNSVRKKIGMIFQRPNPFPMSIRDNITYGPKIHGIEDKKELNEIVEKTLHHAALWDEVGDRLDKPALSLSGGQQQRLCIARALSINPDVLLMDEPTSALDPIATSKIEDLACELQKEYTVVIVTHNMQQASRISDKTGFMFMGKMIEFGDTEGIFNKPKEETTERYITGRFG
- a CDS encoding phosphate ABC transporter substrate-binding protein, yielding MNKNMKLLTVLIVAVVVIAGVALVLSKNNGGNSEKTTIVIQGSTTVAPIMLAIESIYEEDNNVDLQITANGSGAGAAAAINGTADLAMLSRNLKDSETSAGLEQTIIGMDGIAIIFNSSVTGVTNLTVEQAAQIFSGEITNWNQVGGNNLDINVISREEGSGTRDGFEAALLAADSSYELVDDAIICSSTNAMMNVVENTGGAIGYISIGYIDTTNTDIIVSDLDGVEATEDNVLNGTYGIQRNLVVATMGEPEGAVADLIDWLLSDEGQAYVASEGFIPIIST
- a CDS encoding DHA2 family efflux MFS transporter permease subunit translates to MIGLSLGMLIACLDGTIVGTCAPVIAADLDGMELYAWMITAYMLCETIMIPISGKMSDHYGRKPLFFLGLGLFIGGSVLAGMSTSMDQLIIFRAIQGLGGGTLIPVAMAAVGDFYSPEQRGKIQGSLGAIFGIGSAIGPLLGGYIAEYMDWRWVFYVNVPLAIIVLALTLKKFPSANVDALHKVDYIGMAILSAFLIVLLLFLEWGGDEVQWVSIEAFAMIAAAILLLVAFVIVERKADDPVLAPHIFKDRTLVACAIFMMIFGIGMMGAMTYASMFMIYVYGLTTLEAGEVIVALVIGMMITSLASGGLLNRTGYRPWLIAGPIITFASLWMMSGLKYGGDVMGMVWCLFFLGLGLGCMMSVVMVVTQNSARPDEMGMTTSSVNLMRSIGATSGTAIFSMLIAQRISSELAVNVSPEIYNNYPHDIGILNYLPQIFVKYGQAAYDGVLTSFANSVDFAFFVGGIIMIILLFVGFFIKAKNKEEIEEVVSDETTSEE
- a CDS encoding AbrB/MazE/SpoVT family DNA-binding domain-containing protein, encoding MLGVEIRKIQITGGSSYMVTLPKEWAESVNLKKNDPVRLEVQPDGSLLISTKEPTEKASSIKNILAHEDSILLYRQLIGAYISGHKEIRVYSESRLSGAVTETVSRFTQTSIGLEIVEEDDDHILMRDLMNHSEMRPQKSIERMRVLVNNMLNDVYSSAGNASVLMNMDQRDTEVDRIHWLISRQVSIYLKDPWLCKKMDVRPYDVSRCLTASRMMERIGDHIVIISKNLIRLESDGKGTDVDKGIKEIGTDMTKLFTASMNSWLKKDMMLAENCIEVSNKTVDKIKKTFKKIEIDTDTASPTNTIAASTRRIAEYCADIAEQTINAAME
- the phoU gene encoding phosphate signaling complex protein PhoU; amino-acid sequence: MKKFEDDLNKLIETTNEMGDLSLSLLERAITSFRNKDTELADNVIKDFERETFLNEIIEEDSIRILTLYQPTAIDIRTVSTIMKSITYLERIGKNGKNIAKVVKSLKNLEDTDIVPEIEEMSDIALEMTNIAIAGLKKDSTENFEKLRCLDDKMDNLRDSALMNSLSKIHQCPDKIDVCMYYMSMSRYLERIGDHTCKIAEKVTYMVTGKHVEIDS
- the rdgB gene encoding RdgB/HAM1 family non-canonical purine NTP pyrophosphatase, giving the protein MKLAVITSNPGKVKEFEESLGHLGIQMEHLRHPYDEVQTSDLEEVVRKGMKEIKKDGIRDFIIDDSGLFVDSLKGFPGVWSAYVQKTIGNKGILKLMKDVEDRNAEFRCCIGCDIKGETIIVTGVCRGTILQKEQGIGGFGYDPIFTYDGKLSFAEISTQEKNKFSHRGTAIDFLVREMKERNLI